The genomic window CATTCTAGAGGTTGTAGGTCATTTGCAGAACTATTTGTGTCAATCACCTCACTTTTTTGTGATTGCTTTTCTCTAAACTCCTGCAACTTTCTTATCTTTCATTCGTTCTCCCTTTTTGCAATTGCCTATTTCTTTTCGAGAACTTTTTGGCATTCTCTGCATGTGCCAACAAGATTTTTGGTGTTTGGGTCTCTTTTCAACAGTTTCTTCACTCTTTCCTATATTAGTTTTGACAAAATTTGAGTCTTAAGGTCATCTAAatcaaatacatttattttaggataatttgaatagatttctattagccttttttttttttaatggaggtCAATaatctacattttttttatctgttcttTATCGTTTGAACTTTTTCTGTTAAATCTATCACAgttctctgatttttttttttcccagacaACATATATGTGGTTTTTGCATTACTAGTATGCTCGTTTCTGTAACTTTAATACAACTTCTCAAAAATGTCCTCCACGCTGTTTTATGGAACGCCTTTATCCAATTAATGTGCCCATTGAACAAACATGGATGGTTGACACACTTTTAATTTTCTCCATTCCTCTTAAATAGTCTTTGATGACAGGTTTGAGTTTTGAATCGTCTAGACCAAGCCCATTCATGTGAGGAATTGTACTTCTTGGTTATTGTTTTGGGTGaagaatattttaaagattGCTTCACATTTTGGTAACCATTTTAGTCCACTGCATTTTCCCACAACTTTCATGATAatcaaaatggtctttgttctctcattcttgttttctctccCCTCCACATGAGTGAACAGGGAATTGGAATCATTAGTGGTGCATTCATTCTAGAATGAATACAATTTGAAGTTGCTAGAGAAAATCTTTAGCCAAAGTgaatttttcttcatgtttcatGATATTCTTTTTGCAGATTAAAATTTGTGTTGCCTAAAACATTAGATCTGAGTACTGTTGCGCTTTGTTTTTGTAGTATTGTGAATGTGAATGTAGTATTTAGAAAcaggtgtttttattttcatcttacaATCGAAGATTCTCATTGTATTGATGTGCTGAATGTGAACTTCATTTGTTCTGATTTAAGTTGTGATGATGGTTATCTGTTGTGGGGTATAGTTCTTGTTGAAtagctctttctttctttggttctattttttttttctttctataaacaACTTGTAAATTTCAAATTGCAGGTATGGTCAGTTTGATAGTGCAAAAGAAACTTTTGAGGTCATTGCAGATTATGAAAGCATGCTTGATTTGTTTATATGCCACCTTAACCCCAGTGCCATGAGGTGTCTTGCTCAGAAACTGGAAGAAGAAGGTTTGGATTCAGAGTTGAGGCGGTACTGTGAAAGGATTTTACGAGTTCGCTCTACTGGCTGGACACAAGGCATTTTTGCCAACTTTGCTGCTGAAAGCATGGTTCCCAAAGGTCCTGAATGGGGTGGTGGGAACTGGGAAATTAAAACTCCTGCTAATTTGAATAGTGTACCTCAGTGGGAGCTGGCTGGAGAAGTGATGTCATACATGAAGACTGATGATGGTACCATACCAGCCATTATTACTGACCATATCGGTGTTTACCTGGGTTCAATTAAAGGAAGAGGCAATGTTGTTGAAGTAAGGGAAGATAGTTTGGTCAAAGCTTTTATCCCTGCAGGTGACAATAAGCCAAATGGGCTTCCCAATTCCTTAGCTAAATCCATTTCCAACAAGTCAAATGGTCTGCCTGCTGGTCATGTGAAGCTTGATGCTTTGATGGGTCTGGAAACTCTTACTAAACACGCAGGTACCTCTGCTGCCGATCAACAGGCAAAAGCAGAAGAGGAATTCAAGAAAACGATGTATGGAAGTGCTACTGATGGTAGCAGCAGTGATGAGGAAGGAGTGTCAAAAACAAAGAAGCTGCAAATTAGAATTCGGGATAAGCCAGTTTCATCTACTACAGTGGATGTCAACAAGATCAAAGAAGCTACAAGGCAGTTTAAACTTGGTGATGGTTTAGGCCCACCTATGAGGACAAAATCATTAACTGGCTCCCAGGATCTTGGTCAGATTTTATCCCAACCTCCTACTAGTGCAAATGCAGCTAGCACTGCCCCTGCTGATTTGTTTGGTACTGATCCCTTAACGCAGACAGTGCCAGTATCACAACCAGGTCTGATGGTCATGGGTGGAGGAGTTACAACTGGACCTATCCCAGAAGACTTTTTCCAGAACACAATACCTTCCCTGCAAGTTGCAGCATCATTGCCTCCTCCAGGAACTTTTCTTGCAAAACTGGATCAAATTTCTCAAGGGGTTGGAAGGAACAATATAGCACCCAACCCAGCTGCTGCTTCTGTGACTGATATTGGTCTTCCTGATGGTGGTGTTTCACCACAACCATCTCAACTAGCTGCCTCATTTGTGTCCATTGGACTTGTTGATGGTGGTGTCCCGCCACAAGCTTCTGGTCAGGCTGCCATTCCACCTCAGTCTCAAGTTCAAGTACCTCAGGTCCAGCTTTCTACACCTCCTCTTGATCTTAGTGTTCTTGGAGTTCCAGATTCAGGAAAATCTCCTGCCCCTGCATCTCCGCCGTCATCTGTGAGACCTGGACAGGTGAATCTGcgagttttttttgctttagtttcttatctttgattttttccttttttttcttagcttgCCTTATCCAGCTCACTGTTTTTATTCTTGTGGCTTGGCTCATGATAGGTTCCCCGAGGGGCAGCTGCACCTGTATGTTTCAAGACTGGACTTGCACACCTTGAACAGAATCAACTACCTGATGCCCTGTCCTGTTTTGATGAAGCTTTCCTGGCACTAGCTAAGGATAACTCTCGTGGAGCTGATATCAAAGCTCAAGCAACCATCTGTGCTCAGTACAAGATAGCAGTAACTCTTCTCAAGGTACTTTGATGTCATTTAAATTCTGGTATCCAAAAACAGTTTTTATTACCAACAAATATGCATCGTTAACTGGCTGACCAGTTTTGGCTCAACTCAAGCTGGTTGGGTTTGAATTGAAACCAGGGGactgaaatataattttgtaatttccTAGAGTCTATTAAAACAAGATCTGTGATTGCCAATACTTTCATTGATGTTCATTACAGATCTACTCGATACAgtcctttttttctcaactgCATGAATCTCTTTCGCCAAGTTATGCTCTATCAAtgcatttattaaattatttgccATCATTTAGCATTAGCATTCGAGGTCCCTTTCTCAATGTCAGCAAAAATAATGCTTTAGTATCATTTGGGCAGGAAATTGCACGGCTGCAGAAAGTGCAAGGCCCAAGTGCACTCAGTGCAAGGGGTGAGATGGCTAGATTGTCAAGGCATCTGAGTTCTTTGCCTCTACTGGCAAGGCACCGAATAAATTGCCTCCGAACCGCCATCATGCGAAATATGGAAGTGCAGAACTTTGCATATGCCAAGCAGATGCTTGAGCTGCTCCTGTCCAAAGCTCCACCAAGTAAGCAGGATGAGTTGAGAAGCCTGATTAACATGTGCGTTCATAGGGGTTTGTCCAATAAGTCTATTGATCCTTTGGAAGATCCTTCCCAGTTCTGTGCTGCCACGCTCAGCCGTCTTTCAACAATCGGATACGATGTGTGTGATCTCTGCAGAGCCAAATTTTCAGCTCTCTCTGCACCTGGATGCATAATCTGTGGAATGGGAAGTATTAAAAGATCAGATGCACTCACAGGGCCTGTTCCTTCCCCATTTGGCTGATGTCTAAATGAGGAGAATTTTTGGCTCGCTCTTCTCTCAACTGCTCAGGAAGGAAATCTGGCCTTGAAAATTATCGGTTCCTTCCTTCCCCAAGGAAAAGTTGCTGCTATGGAAATGTGCTTTGAAGAATATCAGCACCAGTATGCTTGGAAGGGAACTAGCAGCGCGTGTAGTAACttgtttgtattttctttcatgtgcTCAATCTCTCATACGATCATCATCCTGATTTTTTATTGCGATGTTTAGCCATAGAACATAATTTATGCAAGAAATTTTGTAGAATATGTGATATAGTTTCATGTGGGTTGTAATAAATAGGCGTTGAGCATCAGATTGAAAGTAATCAGTACTTTTACGGGGTTGCTAAACGGGCATCCTCTCCGTATTTACTTGCTTTTACTTATCTGCGTTGAAGTCATGAAGATGACTAGTGGCTAAAAATGTTCATCCCTACCTCTGCTTCTTCCTCTCTGACACGTCACACTACAGTCCTTTTAATAAAGTGGAACTTGGGCTGCTCATTTCGACAACAGTACCAAGATCCATTTTACTAGTGGTTTTTTTAACAGAATAACATTTGATATGGCGATGAAGATGCAAGCTGGCTATCAAGGATTCCCTGCCACATGGTAAACACCATTTCCACCAGCCCTAAAATTTTAGTCTTTACCACCGGCGCAGCAGTTTCAGCCACTATTGCCCCTGTGCATGACAGCATTCACTGTGGTGGACCGTTTCAAGGTGGAGGGAAGGACAAAATAGATATCCAATGTCCTTGGGTGATCAGAGATGGCTAATTGGCATACAAGGACATCTACACAAGcattactaataaaaatattcaatttcctTGGTTAATCACTTACAGTGTGTTTTTGCTGTAGTTTTtgtgtgtataaaaaaaaataatttagttgtgctttttaaaaattaatttaaactattttgggattgttttttacctaaaaaaataaataaaaataaattattttaacttttacaaCTAAgatttaaaacattattaagctatgatttatttaaaacattattaCATATAATGTTacagattatttttcattattaaacaaataatacaaGCTATGAGAATACTAACAGAGCACATTAATCAAGAATCAAgtatttaagatgatatttttacttgaatttttaattttagaattttaaaagattaattgaaatgtacgtaaaataatatatatatatataaaaaagatgataTTATTTGTACTcgtttattatttatgttgctCCTACCTTTCTTTTCATTGTTACGGTGTTTAAACTTGCACAATTTGAtgtaacaaaacaaatatacagtaaaaatattttacaacaggaaaaatatttcttctaagtaaaaaaagagccttttgccttttcttctcTAAGTTAAATTATGCATCACAAGAGCGTAATTTCATACCtctttagtattttattaaaaatgtttcAAAGTGTTTACATTTTAATCTTTATACacattattctaaaaaaaaaaaaataatctttatacACATGAAGCATGTGCCAAGAGACCTTGTtccatagcaaaaaaaaaaaagtgatagaaaaattatgttaagtACAGGTTAGTCCCTAAACTATCAGTATAGTCATAACTGGatccttaaattttaattagatcaTTAGGTCCCATActaggataaaaaatgaaagtaagGATTAATTTTAcagtattttagtatttttcttccCCACACAATGGTTATGAAGGGTAATATGTTGATTAAAAGTTCAAAACCAGTTAATACTACTAGAAATCTcgagaaaaaatcacaaaattgtgtgtgtgtgtctacatatatatatatatatatatatatatatatatagagagagagagagagagagagagagagagagagagagagataaattcGTAACTGGAGGTGCACTAAAAAATCGAGAATTGTTCTCAGGAGTCGGAGTAACCTGTGCTTGTCAGAGTCTAAGGGTACAAAACGTCCTTGACTGTAATGTAAGGATTTGGACAAGATTATAAAACCCAGGGACCATCACAAACTGTGTCATCAACAACAATTGTTCAGTAATGTCATCTCTAGCTTATGTAGTAGTAACAGTAGAGAGACTAACAGAGGTTAAACCATTCACTGAATCAACTGGGAATTATTGCATCAATGTATACGAAACAATTACCACAACCAAATCCCATATTGTTCAAGCCCCCTGTTGTTAACATATGTCTACATGATCCCTGTACTGAATCCCAGCAATCAAATGTTGATAGCAGATTCTAGGCAGGATCAGATATCAAAAGGGAGAATGTTTTATCCATGTAAAAGCAACCTGAAACTAAAATCATATGGCATTACTTGTACTAACTGCGAGAGCGGATCTCTTCCCCTTCTCTCAAGGCATTTAACTGCTTCGTTCCTCAGTTCATTGGGTAGCTGCAGACATACCCAATCAAGCAAAGATTTCATGTCCTTTACAAAATCTGGTAGATACCAATCCAACAGTTTAGGAATTATTAACTTGTTTGTCCTTGATATTCCAACTGTTGCCTGTAAATAGTCTCGCTTTGCTGCTTCTAGCTCTTCTTCAACTTGAGAGGCTGTGTAAACTCTTACCTGCATTTCTGTATATATAAACATTAGTACATTTACCAACGTATATTCACAAAGATGAAACACAACTACAAGTAATCTTTGGATTACATCGTCAACGATTATTCTTGATTCTGATAATGATGCACTAAATGAGCAGCTTCTTGGTAATTTTTTCgggaaaaaaagagaacgaAATGGTGAGGTGACCAAGTTTGTGTACCAAATTCATAGAGAAACTTACAGCAGGGGATGACCAGCTTCCATAACTGGGTGAAAATGTAACCAAAGGCTCAGACCACTCGAATCCGAAAATGCCGCGTGCTTTCATTCTATCACATTGAAGAAAGCATCTAGTTAGCATCAGAGCTACAACCATTTCAGGAGTCTCGGGTATCCCATTCTATAAAATCGCCTGAAATATCAACGGTGTTTGCATGTTTGCATTTCATATTACTAATCTCTGGCCTATCATTTAGTTTTGAGAGAGATTTTACATTCATCATGCATGAATTATAAGTGTTTATCCAGAAAGCAAGCTTTTGCTGATGGGTAAGACCCTCTGAATTTGCAGGGGCATGCTTCCCTAGTAGAAACCTGAGCATTATTGAAAACACATGAGTAAAATACAAACCATAGCTGCTTGAACTTTAGGTGAAGTAACGCCCAAAACTTTAATCTCTGGAGCAAAAACAAGGCATTTGTTTACGGTTGAGATCTATTGAGCTAGCTTCAATTGTATAAAGATGCTTATAAGGACCAATATCTCTAATCTTGAACTCTGCAGAGATGCCATGGGGATCCTGAATTTCATTCCCTCCATCACCAACAGGAGATGACAAAGCCGCTCTTGAGTTCAACAGCTTTGTCATTCAATGTGCTCATCCTCAAGAAAATGCTGGACAAGCACTTCACTATATCCTCCGTTACCTTGTTTGGCGTGATGTTATTTTCGGATATTCGAGCTGAGCAATATAAAAATGATCATCAACTACAAAGACCATAATGTAATGTACGGCAGGTTCCTCATAAAAACTGGTGAGTAAATATGTACCTGTAACTTAGAAGGCTCCATGCTCTTCTCCACGGATTCCCGCTTGTTTGGTGTTCTCTTCACTGGAGTCATGATTTTTGCCAGCTTCTTACCCGGAGATTGCTTAACTTTTGCAGAAGCAATACATGATCGATTCTCCTTTCCTTGTTCATCATCCACAAGAGAAGAAGGAGAATTGGGTTTACCAGAAACATGGTTTCCTCCATTTGCTGGCCTATTAGAACTCTGCCCCGAGCGCTCAATAATAGGGTCAGAGGGAAACAGCCTTCTACTTGAAGCGCATCTAGGTAGAGAAGGTTGAGGCCTTGCTGCAAAAGTTGCTGAGTTGGTGTCATTAAGAGAGAGTGATTTTGATCGTGTATGTTTTGGTCTAGTAGTTGATGGTTGGTTATCAATGGCATCACTTGAATTCTCCACATTCTTCTTGGAGGAGATGCAGACAGCTTCTTGATAGAGTCCTTGTCTAAAATTCACAACTTGCTCTTCAAGCCGAACAACTTCCTCTTCTAATACAGCTACTTCAGCAAGTAGCTCTAacatctaaaacaaaacaaataagtaCCCACATTAATTActgtttatcattaaaaaaaaaaaacacctctaAGAGATACAAAACTTGGAAAAACCGAACATTGATTTTAAGGAATTTATACTAACATATAGAGGCAGATAAGGGGGTAAGCGAGGTAGAGCTCCCAAAGGCCTAGTAAAAGCTCTCTCGAGTGCTCTATGAACATTCTCTTCATGTCTAAGCTTCTTTTTAAGCTTATCAACCTGAACAAATCgatattcaatataaaaacaactcagctctaattttaataaaaagaattggaaTGGTTTTGTAgaggaaaattaatttaagtacATCTTGTAGCAAGGCCAATTTCCTTTCCCTGTTTGCTTTACGCCGGTTAGCAGCAGGTTTATGGGCACCAACTGTTATGCTCCCTTGAGTCTCCATCTTCTCCTTCTTGATAAATTCAATATcaattacaataaatacatTAACACAGAATCAAGCTTGAAGAAGAAGAgtccaataaagaaaaaaagcaaaaagaagaagccatatatattcttttcttgagATGAGTGAAAGAACCCAAAGCAGATTTTTGGATCCAAAGTACTTACTTTTTATGGTTTTGTAAGAGCTAGAAGCTTAATTATCTATCTATCTTTAATCCAGTTTCTTataaaaattggttgaaaagCTAAGTTACAAAGATTTGCAAAATTAAGCCCATATTTAACcatttgaaaaattgaaagaaatcatttaccagataaaaaaaaaaaacccttcaaattcctgaaatataagagaaacaaaaacaagaaatataactcaaaaagaagaagaagaagagtggcAAAGAAAAAGGAGGTTACTTTATTAGTATCATGGTTTAAAGGAGCTTTCATAGCCTGAAGAGCAGTGCGGACTCTCGTGTTCATCTTTTTGATTGATCCCCACTTGAAAACGAGATAACAATGGAACCAACTTTCTCTATATCAACCTGCAAACAGAAAAGCAAATCACATGCACACCAACTCTCTAGCTATCACGCGttaaaaagataaggaaaacaTTGAGAGAGGGAAAATAATGCAGAAAACAGTACCTAGCTaagcttttttttccttcttttttatagaGAGCGGGAAAACTTGAAAGCGAAGAGGCccagaaacagaaacagaaagaaaTGCCTGCAGGCAGCTAGCTAGCATCGTAGTAAGTAGAGAAGCATTTGTTTAGTATTAGAAGTAGCTGCTTATTAGTATCTCGAACAgtgtgaaagaaagaaagcaaacaaaagagTGCACAGAACTGACAAGAACCTACGAGAATTGGAGCTGCTTCAAATTTACAAGCCATCCAATATCCCATAAAAGTGTAACAAATTTTAGGGGACAAACAAAACTCAcctctttaaatttattattaatcaaaacaagaaaacaaacaaaacctgaGGCAGACACTTACTTGTACACTCGTTCCTTGTTGGAACTCTAAGTCATCAAACTCATGTTGTTTAGTTTTGTTTGTTCATCTCTTCCTTTGCATGCATTTGTAATGTAGACATGTAGTAGTCCAAAGCTGttggagagaaagaaagaaagaaagaaagaaaggagtaGAGATGTCAAGTGGGAGAGTGGGGAGGTAATCTTTCAGCCATGTGTGGGTGTAGCAACTCGTTCTGTTCATCGGTATCTGACGTGCCTCCCtcttttatcccttttttttttcgtccCTTCATTCATTCATTAACTTTTATCACATAGTACAAGAGCTGGGCGTGAATTGTGATTGTCCCTTCATTTAAGTGTGTCTATTCATATCTTGGcgttattatttgaaaaaaaaaataccatgaaCAAATAATTAGGTTAAATTCTACCGTTTTTAGTAGTTACTAGTTCTTatgctaaaattattttaaaaatttattaaaagtgaGAGGATTTTTTTGCAATGCTATAAATTAAGGTAAGATAATAAATCTTTAAAGCAAgataataaatctttaaaagCTAACTTGACgtgaattgatttatttaatagatttaaagaaaatttgaatgacttttttttattttcaaaaattaatattaaacgataaaatttaaaaaataataataaggtaaaaaataaaagagaatgtCGAACTATGTAAACTTTTCAAACCAGTAATCCAggatattagataaaaaaaaatatatcatatatggAAAAGCAGTGAAACTTAATTCCCAGCAAATCtaacattgaatgatgaattatcactattattattataacaattattattctcatcgctattattatcattactaatATTGTCACTATCATTGCAgttatcatcattattactattatcaataagtaatatcataattattattaatattattattgtgatcactatcattatcattattatcgttgttattatcattgttgttattattattgttttgattattatcaCCACCACTATAACTAATattaccattatttttattcttatcactatcatcatcattattattgttataaccataataataataataattattattattactactactactattccTAT from Populus trichocarpa isolate Nisqually-1 chromosome 5, P.trichocarpa_v4.1, whole genome shotgun sequence includes these protein-coding regions:
- the LOC18099548 gene encoding uncharacterized protein LOC18099548, coding for MNEIVLQVHWQETLRGYVAGILTTHRVLMVSVDLDILASCSTKFDKGLPSFRSLLLLGPALLFSTATAISVLGWDGIVRTILSVSMPYAVLVGALNDRLLLANPTDVNPRQKKGVEIKSCLVGLLEPLLIGFATMQQTFEQKLDLSEILYQITSSLRITPRSLNILARGPPVCGDLAVSLSQAGPQFTQVLRGVYAIKALRFSTALHVLKDEFLRSRDYPKCPPTSHLFHRFRQLGYACIKYGQFDSAKETFEVIADYESMLDLFICHLNPSAMRCLAQKLEEEGLDSELRRYCERILRVRSTGWTQGIFANFAAESMVPKGPEWGGGNWEIKTPANLNSVPQWELAGEVMSYMKTDDGTIPAIITDHIGVYLGSIKGRGNVVEVREDSLVKAFIPAGDNKPNGLPNSLAKSISNKSNGLPAGHVKLDALMGLETLTKHAGTSAADQQAKAEEEFKKTMYGSATDGSSSDEEGVSKTKKLQIRIRDKPVSSTTVDVNKIKEATRQFKLGDGLGPPMRTKSLTGSQDLGQILSQPPTSANAASTAPADLFGTDPLTQTVPVSQPGLMVMGGGVTTGPIPEDFFQNTIPSLQVAASLPPPGTFLAKLDQISQGVGRNNIAPNPAAASVTDIGLPDGGVSPQPSQLAASFVSIGLVDGGVPPQASGQAAIPPQSQVQVPQVQLSTPPLDLSVLGVPDSGKSPAPASPPSSVRPGQVPRGAAAPVCFKTGLAHLEQNQLPDALSCFDEAFLALAKDNSRGADIKAQATICAQYKIAVTLLKEIARLQKVQGPSALSARGEMARLSRHLSSLPLLARHRINCLRTAIMRNMEVQNFAYAKQMLELLLSKAPPSKQDELRSLINMCVHRGLSNKSIDPLEDPSQFCAATLSRLSTIGYDVCDLCRAKFSALSAPGCIICGMGSIKRSDALTGPVPSPFG